tgttcttgagacagggtttctctgtataacaaacagctcttactgtcctggaactcgctttgtagaccaggctggcctcatattcacagagattcatgtgcttttgcctcctgagtgctgggattaaaggtgtgtgccaccactgtctggccaatAAAATGACACTTTTTAATATATGCATGAGAGTGAAAACAAAAATGCTGCTCAAAATGATATGATAGACAGATGTAAGGAAACAAAGTGAGAGAATGAAAAGAGCAGGGAATCATTTTAGTATTTATCTTTAGGTTTGACTAAACTctataaaaattttaacttttttatgttACTATTTAACACATTTCTTATTTGATGTACTCTTTATTATGAATTAGTTATTTCATCAGGCATTTTGAAGATCCTTTTACGCTTTATTAAAGTAGGCTATCTATTTGATTGTTAAGAATTATTGCCTAGGACTTTGTTAAATATTTGAAAGGTTGCCACCCCTGATACATGGCTACTTCGCTGATGCAGTAAATCAGATCATGCCGAATTAAAGTACAGGTTTTAATGGGAAGAGCATTCCTGGGTGGTcacaggggaagagaagaaaccaTGAGGGGAAACCACAAGGTTGCTCCTGAGGAGGGGGCTTTAAATATCCTCCAGAGGAGGAGCTGCTGCTTGGTGGGCTTTCTTTgggtggggtctggagagggCAGCTCCAGGGGAGATCCCCAACAGTATTCAAGATAAACCTGTTTGAAGGTAATAAATgtttctccccacttccccaaatACTTGTTAAGTTACTAGTTAAAACACATAATGATGCCTAAAATACCAAAcattttctcccttttggaaaacttgtgtgtatgtgtgtgtgtgtgtgtgtgtgtgtgtgtatgtgtgtgtgtgtgagagagagagagagagagagagagagagagagagagagagacagagagagagagagacagagagagagagacagagacagagagagacagagacagagagagacagagacagagaaagagacagagacagagagaggaagatggtgAGGGGgagaaataagtgtgtgtgtgtgaggggtggagggaaaaagagggaaaaggatctcagggagagagagagagagagagagagagagagagagagagagagagagagagagatacaaagagagacagagacagagacagagaaagagacagagagagaagatcaTGAGAAGGGAGGTCTTCTTGTTGGTGGGAAATAAAGAGAATGCCATGAGGGAAAAGCAAAGTTGGGGACTAACAGGGGGAACAAAGAGACCATGCTGAGAGTGAGGGACACTGGAgggcaggaacaggaagaaaacaaaacataataatacATATGTACGAAGCCAGCTATTTTGCATGCTAAcccaaaaaacatttttttttggtgggacATCCATACAATGGGTAAAAATTTTTCGtgaaaacatttgaaagaaataGGTATCAAAGAATGGCTTGTTCACAGTGTTGAAGAACTCAAAATTGTGAAACAATCCTACAACACTGATATGGACTGACAATAACATATgccaataaagtaaaataagtataaaattgTATAGCTCCACTACCAATGTGTCAAAAGcagagaatacacacacagaatgattacttttcttctccgTTAGTGTAGATAGAACTCCCCTGCACTGTGAAAGTTATCCAGTaggaatgaagcttccaggtcaacACAACCTGATTTCTCTGTCACATTCTGGAGGCCAGCCACGAGCAATGGCCATCCCAAGTTCTATTTTTTTGAACTAGTACAACTTTTGATTATTAGTCCtcaaagattttgttgttgtcagTGGTGgttgtgggttttttaaaaaatgttttcagttgcTTGGGtctcacatggtagcccaggctagccttaaacttaccattgtgtccagcctggcctcagattGACAGCAATTCTCCTCTCTTAGCTTGAGAGAGTGGTAGAATTATTGTTTTACAAGACTATGATAGACAGTTCTCAAATTTCCACTAAATTCTTCTCTAAATGATACTTTATATAGATTTCTACTATCTGTGAAACCATGGAACCTATTAATCTCAATAACCATCCCATTCTTTCATATAATCCAACTATTCAGACACAAACACATGGTTCAGTTTTCCTCAGAAACATAAATTATTGAAAAGGAGaagtggaaaaaggaaaaagtaattcAATAGTCTTAAATATGATTAGATGAGATCTgcataaatctttctttttttatattgggTAAAATTGTTTATTACTATTGATTTCAATGAGAATGGTGcttatttaaattcttatttcctttatttcagAGGATGAGAAATAGATTTTGTCTTCTCAAGGTTACGTACCTATTTCTCATGTATATACTGCTGTTGTAAGATCAGTCTTTAGCAGCTCAGAAATTGGAGGGGAACCATGGAGTCAGTGACTAATCACTCAATtaacttttctatctgagggagttaAACTTAATTCTCTGGATGGAGAGTGGGGGGGAAAACTTAATTCTCTGATCCAgtaaaaaagggaaacacacacacacacacacacacacacacacacacacacacacacacacctttagggtctctctattatctctctatctttacttttcttttatgtcttaTATATTCCAGTAAAATCTTTTAAGCAATAAACAAATTACAATGTGATTACAATCTAATTTTCAAGTGAATAATTGTAATGAATAGAGATAAAAAGCAACatgtttctcattttccttacatgattaaacattttatgtattacatatGAAAAGCCAATTATCCCCAAGAACCCACGTGCATTCACGtccaacttgttatagattaacaaaatgAAAGCCAGCAAGGtattttctcagccagttcttttattGCCAGGCTGAATTTTGTAGTTCCAAGGAAAGGATAgataattttattacttatctcaaaaagtaatcacataaaaaatcttaaaggatcacaaatataaacttttatatatgaaaatcagtcattTGGACTTTAAGTCCTCAGGGTGCATACCaattcatcaacagtttttttattaaacaatatcaggaagctgagggcagaaatggatacaaagaattaatcatcacctttgatcacttACCCATCCTGGCAATGACAGCCAggctgtcattgtttttgttccctgacctcaatGAATCCCTTGCTCAGctattaaaagtgtgtctttctAAACTTTACATTGTTTCCTAAGATGTTTTTATcccaaagccattaacaaaaacatcttaacctaatCTTGAGtcattatttaaagctttgttttagctatgatgcacatcgacacctgtgaacacatctctcaaTATTAAGATTTAAAGAACTTGAGCTAGCCTAGCctctgggactcaattgtttttcttaatcattaacctaagccatagTCTATATGGCTCATCAAGAGAAACACATTAGTGTGACACTGCCTTGTTCCTATTTTCTACCTTCTGTAGCCCCTGCTCTACTAGGGACAGGGACAACACAGTATCCTACCTTTACCTGTATTAATTTCCccactaaactaacctctatcataatccctttCTGCACCTGTTAAAACCCTTACTTATCAAAATTCTAATTAAACTAACACCATTAGTATATAAAATCATTACTTcaattaaacagtacagcttaagaggaaatcatcttcataataatccacaggttaaaatgcccagtagaatgggatatttccatgagataatcactttacattaaaggcagtggggatccCAGAGCTGAAGCTTGGGATCCTTGGGGCCTTGCCTAgttgagattcacccatcagagcTTTACTTCCTGGTGGGCCAAACACCCGAAGCAAacttgccacctgctgctcctctgacatggtcTCTGGCAATATGCAATGTTGAAATCCTAAGCATGTCTTATCATCACCTAAGTTAGAAAAATGATTACCCCATGCCCACATAATATTGAAAGCCCTGGAGGAGCAGCCTGAGTTGAGAGCCTCCCACAAATTGTATTATTTACCATCATCTGCCACCAGGCATTGTAACGCTCATGTCACAGCaatgtgaagagaaaaaaatgtctccagaacTTTACTCCATTTATGATGTAGTCTCTATGATGGTCCATATGATTTTTCTCACTATAATTCAGGATGCTATTGAATTActtgtcttagttaattttctcattattctgacaaaaacaacttaaggtgggaggggtttattttagcttgcaGTTTGAGGGAAGAAATCATGGaatcaggaggttgaggcagctgatcacatggTATCTTTAGACAGATAAGCAAAGAGAGATGCATGCCAGTTCTCAACTTGTTTTCCCTAGCTTATTCAGCCCAGGAATCTAATCAGAGGATTGATGGTTGTGCAGAATTAGATTGGTTCCTCTACCTCCATTAACCCAGCTTAGAAACTCCCTCAAAGATGTATCCATATGTTTGTTTCCTGggactctagatcctgtcaagtggACTATCAACATTAACTATCACATTACCTAATACTTTCTGGCCCACAATGAGGCTAAGAATTGCAGGAAGAATAAAAGAACATATGAATATATTAACGAACAAGAATCAACAGAATTTGGGGCacagataaaaatgtattttctcatggCAGGGAAAAATTGAGTGTGGAGAACACTGATGAGTACAATGAGACAGCATGGAGACATGTTGTAAAAATGTAGAGGTTAATCTCCATAGCCTTGAGTTGTGATAGGCTGCCATAGGGAATACTAGGGTACAAGCAACTGAATAGGAGGTGACAATGGTGCACAGCAGGATTGGGATGGGCTGGGAAGTGTGGCTTCTGTCAGAAGTCAAGGAAACAATGGGCATAGCAAATAGGCATTGCTTGACTCTTCTTCCCATAGAGGAACCTGGAAGTAGAGCCACAAACCCACATCATAAGATCAGATGCAGAATATCCGTGAAGCCAAAACATGAACAAATACAGTGTAGCTGGTCACACAAATATGCTATTCTCAATATGCCAGAAATCTTGGATTATTccttgcctttctgttctctcattcaGTTGAAGCAGTAGAACAAGAGACCAGCCTGTGCCTGCAGAGAAATTCATACCTCAACAGCTGATTGGATATCTTGAAGCAAAGATACTCTTCAGTACATGATGATTCCTAATTTCATAGATTTTGgaatgaaaacagagagaaattttAATATCACGGAACTGTTTAGCCAGCATTACATAGCTGTAACAACTGTCAATGCTTAATTTACAGAGTCACTGACTTCTTTAATAACACTTGGTCATGTGTGAGGCCAAATTCAATAAAGAATGAgagaatatttgattttattataacACACAAGTCACCATGTTAAATTACCTTCTCCTACAGCAGGGAAAATGATTCTTGGGAGCTGATTTGTTATTATGGATGAGGATGAAAGGGCAAAATGTGGGGAAGCATGTGTCTAGGAATGTAAAAATGTTGATTATCCACAGCCTTGGATTGTCAAATGCCACAGTATAGATAACTAATATGAAGGACGTTGAGTAGGAGAGGACAAAGGTACAGACAAGGGTCAAGATAGTTTTTGTGGCTCTGTCTTCAGGTGAGACTCTGGGGGTGTGTTGTGCACTGTGGATGTGCTGTAACTGACTCTTGTGCCTACAGAGGATGCTCACCATGAAGACACTGGCCCAGATCATGAGACATAAATACAGACCATCAGTGAAACAAAGCAAGGACAGATGTAGTACAGTTACAGTATTGCCAAAAACAATTGCTGAGCAGTGCCCCAACTTGATTTTCTTAGTAACGTTATTGTTGTTATGAGGACCAATTACACCTATAGCTGCTCTGCTGTTTAGAAGAGGATGCACAAGCCAGCTGAGGGAGCAGGACAGAACCATGCACTTTGAGACTGAGTTTTTAAGTTTCATCCACCTGGAGCTGCTGGAGCTGATTGTGATTGCTTGGAAGCAACTCAAGAGGCAGGTGCAGTGCAGGGAAATGGCCCGAGACACTCGATTACTGTAGAGAGTGAGTTTACATAAAAGGTCACCCAGGAGATATCCCAAGCCCAGCTGTACCATTATGTGAGGAATTACTCTTGAGATAATAACCAAGGAATTGGCTAAAGTCAAATGCCTTAAAATCTGGTCTTTGGGCATCAGACTTTTCCCAGTGAATACAGATGTGATATAAGGAAGAAGAATTGACCAATTGCCAAGAATCCCAACAGCAGtttgagaaaagaacaaaatcccCATTGGCAAGTTCTCAGGAACCATGTTCTTTTCACCTGAAACAGACAAATTTAACCTCATCAGTACACtcaggaagaaaacatttaaatgtatattaattTTTAGTATCTCAAATTGCATCACTATCTCACCATCGTTTCGCTTATTGTTTCCTCCACTGATAAATTTCTAGAaggattttttatattgatgtATATTTATAGTGAGGTCAGTCACACTTTTGATGACTAGATAAGAAACTGTGATGATAGAGTTCCTTAAGTAGCCTCCAGTTTCCAAACTTCTcaccacaaataaaaatgtatcatctatctatatctctatctatctatctatctatctatctatctatctatctatctatctatctatctatcatctatttcaTTATTGTTGTCTTTGTATGTCTCATTCTTGATGATGATTCTGTGAAGAAATACCTGCGTATCTACCACAATATCAATGAGATTGCACCAGCCTGGATACTGATCAATAGATCAATGGAtactgaaaatgtggtacatcaatcctggagaggtggctcatcagctaagagcatttgctccttgctggtggccatgtcagaggaacagCAGATGGCAACTGACTTCAGATGATCAGtccatcagaaaacaaaacccagatggGTGagtctcagataggcaaggcctcAAGAGCCTCGACACCAGAATGTTTCTTActactgctgtgtctttgcaTGTCTGTCAcactggcatggtgtgaatgggtgttgGGGGATCCCCACTGCCCTTAATACAGTATGATCATTTcttggaaatatcccattctactgggcattttgcctgtagattattatgaagatgatttcctcctaagtTGTACTACGTAACTGAAACAATGATTTTATGCAATAATATtgttagtttaaataggattttgatgattgagggtttttaataaatatagtaaggcattatgatagaggttagttaAGTGGAAAAATTAACATAGATAAAGGTAGAATAAAATGTCTGATAAAGCAGTGGTTGCAGAGGCTATAAACTAAAACAagaaagtgtcacacagctagaacacatgactttctcttgaggagccatatggactgtggcttaggttaatgattaagaaaaacaattgagttcCAGTAACATAGCTACTTAAATTCTATTAATCTCAATaatgggagatgtgttcacaggtttcagattgcatcatagctgaaacaaagtcGTAAAATGACTTCAGGTTAGGTTAAGACATTTTGAAAATAGCTGTGaagtgaaaaacccaagaagacaatctaaagctTTAGAAAGGCACACAGCTGAGTGACAGATTCATTAAGGCTAGAGATAagaaacaaagcagcccaattattattaGGTGACATACTTTTCTGGCTAGGATGAGTTATTGATCAAAGGCGATCATTAATTCCTTGTGCCTATTTCTACCCTCAgtttcctgatataaaaaactgttgattagtgggtatgcaccctgaggatttaaaatagaactgactgattctttttcatatatagaaGTTTATATTTGTGATTCTTCTATCATTTCTTATAAGATTGCCTtttgagataagtaataaaattgttccttttttgtaaccacaaaatatagcctgccagtaaaagaactggctgaaaaaaataccttgcttggttatactctgttaatctataacaagttgcttggacatgaatgtatgtgggtacTTGGGaaacttgtttttcacctgtaatacataaaatgtttaatcatgcaaggaatatggaaaacatgttttttacATGTATTAACTATAATCATTCACTTCAAAAATAGAATGTAATCACATTATAATTTTGATAGtgcctgaaatattttgttaggGTGTGTATATAAGCtgtagaggaaaaataaagacagaatacagaagaaagaaaccttcaagacagcatgtgtgtgtgtgttttcccttaccCCCTCAGGTAAAAGTCTTAGTATGCTGATTTTGTGGATCCCCTTTATGTCTGGTACTGTTGCAGACTGGTTCTCATGGCATCTGtagctgctcttgtagaggaccaggcttagttcccagcaaccatatgatgCCTGCAGTTGCCTggaactccaattctaggggatctgatgccctcttctgatctctgagggcataaggcatgcacatgatacacagacacacataaataaaataaataaatctataaaaagtAAAGTGTAGTAATTGTATAGAATAGAATGTTATTCACCTGTAGATAgaaatgatattatgaaatttgtaaagaaattatTGGACTtggaatttattatattatacaaTGTAACCCAGATTCaggaagacaaatactgcatgatcTCTTTCATTTGCAGGTCTTAGCTTTTTAATatctattagtgtgtgtgtgtgtgtgtgtgtgtgtgtgtgtgtgtgtgtgtgtgtgtgtgtgtgtatttgtgaaaaTGTAGATATAGGGCTTGAAATTAGAAAGATAATCTCAGGAGAGGAAAAACAGGTCTTGAAGACATGATGGTGGGCCAATAGAACACACATGTATAGTCAAGGCAGAAAAACAGCTGCTGAAGGTAGAACAGTGCAAGAGGGGagtgcagagagggagaggagaaccaTCAAAAActaattacaatttttaaagcaTAGCAAGAGCACACTGGCTAGTACATGAAGGAACCTTGCTCCGCTGCATCAGTGGAGCGCTACTGTGATGATGATTATGTGGAAATGATACAGGCTTATGGCAGTTAGTGGTAAATGATTGAGAGTCACAGGGATCAACTAGTTTTCTTCCTGTTGGTGAAAAACTATAAAGGTCATACtacatgtttttttgttgttgtgtgtgtgtgaattctgaAGCTCTCTTAGTAATGACAGCTTTTGAtaggagatttttcttttgagagtggCTGAAACCCTGTGTTATGGCAACGACAATAGAGTTGGAGAATCCCAAACATACTCCAGTATACTTTTCAAAAGTGGGGGATACAACTGTTCATCCACAGTTACTATTGGTGTGTCTCACACATGACAAGTTAACACATATATCTGTGCAAGCCTAGGTAGGAATTTTTCctggaaaaagaaatcataagaCTAAGCATCTGTCTTATCTCAAATTACCTAATCCACCAAGATACAAGGCCATGTTCCAACACGTTGTGGGTTGTCATTTGTGAGAGTGGAAAAAAATTGAGTGATAAAAATGCTTACTTtcattggttttttaaaaattagtcctTTATGGTCATATTTCATTAATATAAAAGGGGTGAAAAAGATTTTGCTTCCCACAGGTGTCTGATGTTTTTCCAGCACACACACTATGAAGTTTATAAGTAAGTTGGGGTCACCCATCTAGAAAATATAAACCATATTCCACATAGTGTCATCAGTTGCCAAGTGTCTGTCTGAATGCAGTGCCTCCTACAGACAGAGTTATTACAATGACCTGCTGGTGTATATTATAATATCAGTGTCTCCACAATGTGAAGATACAGCATGAAATGTTAGCCAGACAGATCTAACCATCAGTTAAAGAGACAGAGTCAGAAATTGTACTACAAAGGTTAGGGTTTGAAATTGTATCAATGCTTGCACAACTCTGTCTTTGAGGAGCTAGCTGAAAAATTATAACAGAGAAAGAGGGGaataagagggaggaaggagagggctaAAGTGGGACTGTGAGAGTATCTATCAAGTTAAAATCTTTGAAAGACCAATCCAAAACCATCTCCCTAATTAACCAAGGAACATCTCTGACCTGAGCCAGCAGAGGTTGTTCCTTGACAGAATCCCGAGGAGGAAAAGTCCAGGGGATCAGAcataaagaagacagaacaggTGGGTGTAggaggtcttgtgcaggcaatgtcttatgccaagcaagcttattaagaagtacagcatctTGTATGATAATTTCAGGggagaaacagaataaaattagaaGAAAGCTAATCAAGCAGAGGGAATCACAGAATACCTCAAAAGCACCACATATCAAGCACACCATGGCCCTAGACTGATCTCTCCAGTTTATTTTTCAGGGGTATAAACCAAGTTCCTAGGATCCTCAATCTTAACTCTTTAAGGCCCTGGTTCCAGCTCTAGACTGGCCTTGCCAAGTCTGCTCCTCTGCATAGAACTAgctttcttttgctctttcaTCAGGGCTTCTGAGAGGTCTTGAACCAGTTTACCTTTCAATATATCTCATCATGATGCCTtgaatacatgcacacaaagaagATTCCAGTATAGGAAGATGTTTCTTATGGTTCTGGTATAAGAAGACACTCCTCGTGGTTTCTTCTTCTATCTTTCTTCTACTCATAGAAGTATATATTAAGTCGTACACTTGCTTAATAGAGCTTCTGGGGTAATGAGCTGTTATGAGGTAGGAAGAGAGCAATCAAATACACTGTGTAGAACGAAACTTAACACAGCACACTAGCATGAAATTagacaagcagaaaaaaatatattggttCACAGGGTAAAAACTGTCAGGCTATTGAGCAATGTGGGAAAATCCAATAAGGTAATAGACACTATTCAAACAAGACAGCTCTAATGAGTCAGATTTTGTGATAAATACCATATTTGGGTTCAGTCATTTCACTAGCTGCAATAATAAGCAATTAATTCAGAAGAATGGGAAATagaatatttaaagagaaaatgaaaactctaGGAACAAAACAGTTCATCAGTAGGCATACGGCTCAGTACAAAATTTCTTCAACAATATGGAGGAAATGTGATAAAAGGCCCATTCCAGAAGTTGAATGCCAGTAGTCTACCTGGCATACTTCCAAGGAGAATTCtccataaatttattttgcaaAGTCAGGAAAGTGTCTTTCAGCCTGGGCATCAGATAGTTGGAGAAGCTTTGTCTGCATTTGTAGTGGATTCACATACAGAGGGAAGCGCTCAGAAGCACCAGTTCCCAGAATGCCCCGccccctgctctgctccccttGCAGTGTTCTTTGCTTGAGTCTGGCCTGTCCAGCCCATGATGCTCTTTTTGGGGTTCTGGAAGCGACAGGACTCTCCATGACTTTTTTTACTTGAACCCTGGGTTCATGTCCTAAAAGTCTCAGACTACACCAGGAATGGTCAAATCTGTACCAATCAACAGTTAACTTTCCCCTTTGGTTTTCAATCAGGACTCGTCTTCACAGTTCTCATGATGAGTGCTGAGGGCAGCAGTAGCTGTGTTTTCTCTGCCACCCCCTAAACTGATGCAGAAGGGTATTTATTGTCTCAAACTTTTGAAAAAGTAACTGAAAGAATTCTCTGTTGCTATGTTATTTTACACAGGGATTCTGATTTAGTCTGCAAGGAGATGAAACAACCAATCACACTGTATgtgagcctgcctgcctgcctgtctatctggatgtttttgtttgcatgtatatttatattatatatagctaTGAACAGTGTTGATGTATCACAAGATAGGAAGGGACCCTTTGGAGTTTGTAGGAGGCATCAGTTTGCACAGCGTGGGAAAGGCAGGAGACAGTCCATCCTTTGTCAGCAAGAATAGCTCTCATTTCATGTAAAAACCTTCTTACCATCTTACTTCAATACTTAGCAATAGTGGCTTTCCCTTATTCCCTTCTACCTATAGATTCTCCAGTCACCTGTGACTTGGTGTAAAGAGAAAATGTACTTACCATGTGCTCTGTGAAATCACAGTGGAAGATTGTTGTAGTGAGTGACTGAGTCTGTCTTGTTGAGATGAGACTCTGGTCCCTTACTTAGAGGCTTATAATTCCCTGGTCTTCTTCCCCATAGGAGTCGTGGCTTTCAACTCTAGATCCATAACAGCCTCTACATGGGGGATTAAGAATACCCTTTGGACAGACCTGCTCCACTTacctgtaaatgaaaaaaaatacagattaagaCAGCAAATCCACAGAAGCAATTA
The sequence above is drawn from the Peromyscus leucopus breed LL Stock chromosome 1, UCI_PerLeu_2.1, whole genome shotgun sequence genome and encodes:
- the LOC114703929 gene encoding vomeronasal type-1 receptor 4-like; translated protein: MRLNLSVSGEKNMVPENLPMGILFFSQTAVGILGNWSILLPYITSVFTGKSLMPKDQILRHLTLANSLVIISRVIPHIMVQLGLGYLLGDLLCKLTLYSNRVSRAISLHCTCLLSCFQAITISSSSSRWMKLKNSVSKCMVLSCSLSWLVHPLLNSRAAIGVIGPHNNNNVTKKIKLGHCSAIVFGNTVTVLHLSLLCFTDGLYLCLMIWASVFMVSILCRHKSQLQHIHSAQHTPRVSPEDRATKTILTLVCTFVLSYSTSFILVIYTVAFDNPRLWIINIFTFLDTCFPTFCPFILIHNNKSAPKNHFPCCRRR